CTAGTTGTATACAATTTATCAGAACTGACCAACTTTCTGGTAAGTTCATAATAGAGTGTAAAGTTGCTAGTAAATATCATCTAAATTAACTCAAATTGAACTCTATGACCTCGCCATGCAGTGgtcaatgggccattcacgaaggacataggCGCACTACTGgtttgtacaggtgcgcggcaaacaaagcaCTTGAACatagcagccaggatgtcttgaaactaccaacttgcgactttacgcgcatttcgtgggagcaggtcatagtgcagttttgtccacggcaaattcaccatgaccttttcagccataaacccgcttagtgaagattaaaccgaaatatgcagtactaaaccattatagtaatcgattgtccaatgcacatttcttaccacgtgataatattaatccaatgagcgatcgaattgtccgctacggtcgactaatccaatcgataatgacgctattgacatgtacgggtggagctccactgactgagttttggggatttttcactggtttgctatcatttactcattaAGGCGCTCCACAGTTATTATAAGGACtgtgctaataatttaaagattgacatgtagaatataaaccatacttgattgacagaaagtactaaatttgtacctattacgattAAATGGCACTtttcttccaaacgcgaccaagtcagggcggccctgTGCAGCAAAATGTGCATAGCATTAACACgcgagtttggataagatggtagatttcctttctcatacaaatgcatgctccccccgttattaaagcttgtaccgaattaaaaattcagatattttgaaaataataagtaattgaaacatagagcaagtactaaaatcagagcttttatactttttgatatatgacgctaactagttcatctcctatacccacagcacagcgctactagtacgggtcaattacctatgtgagtgcccctgtgttgtgtacatacatgtagttaacaataactgcatgatgtcaaGTATATGTGCCTATAATTAAcaagttgctcggacaagaaatCTCTCAACACAGATATTAGAGAATTAAAAGTAAAACATGGAAAAGTTTAATAAACTACCCTAAAAATTCGTTCTTGTCCGagaactcgttaataggcacatatgcttattaacgaTTTTTTAcggtataaaataaaataaagatataTTATGAGTACATGGTAACCACGATTCAGAATTGTGTAATAATAATGAATACAAgtgatttatatagcgcatttagCATTCCTCAATGTAAATTATAGAGACTGTACAGATTACAATTGCAGTAACCTTAATACAGAAATGGAATTAAAGGTGGGCGACCCAATCAACAGCCTCCTCCttccactttaccccatcaaggTAGATTTTGGTATGAGAAGAAAGCTCACAATCtttcataatcccagtgaaatgAGATTATGTTGATAATAGGCCTGAATAATGTGGAGCCTAAGGCAATGTTAAGGGGTCAGGGGTACCCCTGGCTCAGAATACTGGGGTAAAAATGACCACAACTTGTGATCTACATTATATAAAATAGCAAATTCTGATTAAATGTACCAAAAATATACGGTAATTTATATACCAGTTAATGGAGGAGTGATAGAAAATTcatctgaaatagcccaatatacagggtgagtcaaaaaaagtgcaatagagaaaagaatccatttttatttaagaaccgatttgaaccttttaggttttaaaacattttataaacgatatatccattagtgaccttgtgtgaaaaatacccaattttaatgtttgtccaagaaacatctaaaatttgaatgtcattatgtcagcccactctgcgtaaggtagatttggaacaactgctattttcttaacctcattggcattgaaataaaatggagcacccaaattgttattgtcttgtttaaggaaaagaaatattatttgttgttattttcattttacctttactttaaatatgtttattctctatcaaaaacatactcaCTTGTAGGCggatgtcgaaatgaaatgcgcgcaaattgaagaggagtgaattataaaatatccagttggacatattgggattaaaagaaactggagttggagtcgagtgaggtatgaaggacttaaagtaattttagaaagtttgtttgaacagaaagaagaaattaaaataacgcaaaaatcaaccttattgaagttaaagtcagtttcagagctggtgcctttatcgtgcattgtgtgctctcattcaaaatacatggtacctcgtggacaaataatgaaattgggtatcgtagcaaaaggactcataaaaattaaacggtagatgtgattgacttcattttttcacaacatgtgactattgagtgtggcatttataaaaactgtcaataattggaaagttcaacgtggttttttacataaatatcgattattGCTCTATTGCAcattttttgactcaccctgtatatatttctgtatgcgacatgatctgatccactcattcCGACGttggaaaatttgaaaattgagttattacaaTTACTAAGTTGCTCTGCTCAGTATCTAGGCTTACTGAAATGCAGGCATAATTGGTttcaaagttatgaactttttataTCATATATGTCAATTTTTTATGTGGTTTATTGTATTCTTCCCATTTATTTGCGCCTATATTTCAATTTCACTATTGCCGACTTTGGTTTGATTGGATCTGTTCTTAACACATATTACCTACTTTGATATTACTAAAATATCGTATTCAGTATCAAAGTAATATTTATCATTACCTTGATCACCTTTCTTGACACGTGTTTTACGTTTGATATAGTCCATGACTTCATTGAAGATTTTTTCTGGTACTGATTCCTGAAACTTTACTGTCATAGTGATGAAATCAAGTAAAAGCTTGGTCACAGGTGTCATCTCatctttggaaaaaaaattggttAGATCTGCTGATACTGTGTAAGAAGATTGAGTATAATCCATCTGGTACTTGCTGAGAACAGATTTGACATCTGTGGAGGTGATAAGACAGTTTGTCTTTATCTTCTGTGGTTCAGCAGTAGTTGTTGGAGTCTGCTCTTCCATAGCTAGCCGTGGGAATGTCTTCGCAAGCAATGTCGAACCGGAGTCTACAACAGAACGATGAAGTTTATTGCTTTTATTTAAGTGTGTTCAGAGTTATTACCACCCAATTAAGAGGAGCCATGATTACATATTTACATGTATGGTGATATATTGGTACTCATACTTTAGCCCCTAAAGCTTTCTTACCTCCGATCTCAGTAAAATGGCTTTATGTGGATGTGCTGCTGAAATGGATACGGAAAATAGGTCTCATTTTTGGCTTTCTGGTATAATAAGGATAGTTTTTGTTGGGGTAAAAACTGGAATATAGGAGGTCTTTTTGCCTTCAAATTTGTCGCTAATTTTGTGAATCTGGAGCCAAAATTGCACAATACAtaacaattttgagaaaatttgggCATTGGCTATAGAAATATACGTCAAATTGTCGTGAGTACTTACACTCGAGTGTCTTACCTACCTGCTTGTATTACCATGAAGATCATCCCGCCAGGCTCCAATAACTCATAGAACGTTTTGATTGTTTCTTCTACTTTACCCACATAATACACGGCATGGATAATGGTGATGAAATGGTACTTCTGCCCTGCTTCCGCAGATCTCTCAAACTCTTGGAAGATTTGGTTATGCCACTTGTATTCAATCCCGGTAATGTCGCTGCTATTTTGATGTACCATTTCTTGATACTTGCAGATCTGCTCTGTGCTTGGTTCAATGACAGTTGCAGATATTCGAGAGAATTTGGTTTTCAATTTCTTCAGCTGTAAAGTTTCTTGATTACCTAAATTGTTTTCAATTATtataattagtgggtttttagcgggttcgccgtcggacaagtttagaactggcaagctttcgtcaggagtagctctgacttcttcaggacaaagtacctaagaatgagacatgtagaccgccccttgtctactgatgactctgaaaagagtcgttcactgaagacagagaacaagcagagaacaacaaataattttttttattagttcTAAGATGTATACCCAATTCATAAGGAAATTTCTTTTTCAATTCTCAGTTAACCTCAGATAACCTTATCATGACTTTTTAGCGTTCATTGGTGATCACATCCATCAAGTTAACAACCATCCTGTAATCTACATTCAGATATATATGCAGAAACATAGAAAACTTTACAAAAACGAACAAAATGCAAGCGAAATTGCCAAATAACTAATATATACAAACAATGCATACATGACAAGGCAAGAATTTTATATGAATAAATGTGTTTTTAGTTTCATATTGAATAGCTGGAGTGTACATCCAACAAGTTACATGACAATCcaaaacggttgtttgatgacatgttACACCGTAGTCATTTTTAAAtaaaggtgaacaatgatggcgctatttaaattattgtttaaattaaatcttgtttacatctttacaaggggtagacatttatataaaacaattctcaaaattcaaagtccatagtcgattttttacTCTGGGCTTTGGTGCGAAACCTGGACGCTGAATGCAGAAATGGAAAAACGAATCAACGCTTTTGAGATGAACTGCATGCCCAGACTACTTCAGGTGCATTACACTTCTCACACTTCAAACAAGCAGATAAGGGAACTGATGTTAAATATAGGAGAACATGCTCATATGTTGACCATAGTGAAACGCAGCTCAGGTAGCTAATTGGTTTGGGCATGTGACCAGATGGAAGGGCAGCCTCTACTTAGGCCCATGTCTTATTTGTAGATGCACAAATTTTCTCCAATTCCGCGACAGTGAAATCTGATTTAATCTTAACTTcgcctaaaacaaatggaaacagatattaaaacaaaaatgtcgtcaaaatgtgttgggacacatgGAAAACGTATACTATATTATGGTCTTATTTCTGTTATTTTAACGTGATGAAAATCCCCAattctccccttccccaccaatgaATACACTGTGTTgaaacttctaatttcaatatgtttatgagaaaaatagggcctttcacttgaaatcaataaattacatgatcatgataattatcattaataaaaacactgtagactaccaatatcacgctatATAAAtgaatgtcggtaattccattagaattagtcacatttacaaaaaacatttatatgttctttttgcatgagtgcttgaaagggatgacattttatgttatacataagttttaaggaatttgattttccaaatatatcaggtcaccttcctttaaataaaaataataaatcgaTGATGTTTTGGGCCTGTTGGCTGTTGTATTCTAATAACAAAGTTACCCAGGGCAAGGTTACCTTGTGTAGTGTACGTTATCTTCATATTGTACACtatgtttaagggctggggtatgaacgtttggacagtatttattttgggacattagagcacatcagacatatcgaattgcattctgaatacgaagaatgtcattctgatatcaaataattttgatttttgaaattcgcaatttaatacacattttatggcaaatcattaaaattgatatttttgctatttaacagtacttgaagtaaactttataaatctgatgatttatacttaaagtgtatgtaggtgggatgaaaagccgacgatcaattgaaaattttgacctttcgtattgaagatatggattttttcccaaaacaccaaaaaaaattgggtctttttgggaaaaaaatccatatcttcaatatgaaaggtcaaaattttcaattgactgtcggcttttcttcctgctacatacactttaagaatatatcattagatttatataatttacttcgaggactgttatatatcaaaatttgaaaaatatcaaatttttataatttgtcataaaatgtgtattatattgtgatttaaaaaaaaatgaaaattatttgatatcagaaagacatgcttcgtattcagaatgcaattcgataggtctgaggtgctctaatgtcccacaaaaaatactgtcgaaacgcaaaaaacgctcattttggatcccttaattgtATGCCCGTTATATTTTAATGCatgaagtctaataaataatatgaataaataaaagaagatcaAAATTGCGGTTCTAACGGCTCCAGATATATGGTCTATTTTGGCCTTACCTTCACTACTGCCCACACCAAGCACACGTAATGGCTGATCATCAAGTTTATCACCAAACTTTTCAGATAAAACCCTCACTACATATGTGTCAAATTCTTCCTCTGTCCGTTTTGCGAGAATTTCCTGATGTCGTGTGTGCTGATAATATGTTTTGAGAGCCATCGAATAGTGAATATTGTTGCAGTATAATGGTTGTGGATTTTTCTGCTGGAAATTTGGTGTAGCCATGTTGCAGTTTAGTAATGTTCCGTAATGTTGCAATCAGATAATGATCCGTGGGTCATGAatcatttttttgttattattataactCATGATCAGACATACACTTCACTTCCACATCCAGGGCAGCATAGTGGGTTTAATGAACCCCACATGTGActagtccgacgaataggacctggtttttttctcagttaccaactatcactgctcaggctctgattgctcaagaaagattgaccgcgaaagtccagtgaccacgCCGCTTTCGGGCGGCgatggtcactggactttcgcgattcgtctttcttgcgccatagatatgagatagtggtcatagtctgagGTGAATATTGTCtgggaaataagaaaaaaaggtcctacacgtcggactacATGTGACTCTTTGCATATGGGGATGGCTAAATGGCTAGTTGTGTATGGGCGAGTTGTGCTTGTGTAAGTTGTGGGACGAGTTGTAGGGCAAGTTTATCGGTTGTAGATAGTAGGGTGGAGTAGTTTTGGAGTGAGTTATAGGTTGAATTGTAGTTTCATGTTTTAAATATGAAGAGCATAATCATCCATTGCCTGAAAAATCCGATTTAAAAACTTCAACATGATGAACTTTATGTTGATATGAAATGCAGCCTTTGCCTGCTTTAAATCACATATATCGTCGGTCGCATAGTGGCGTACGTCGTGAAGGACAAAATTCGTTTCCGAGAAAAACATGTTTGAGTGATATGTTACTAGTAACGGAGTCTATACTCCTCTgttatctttaatagttaaaaaggaatatcTACTATAGGATAGAGCTGGCTCTAAAtttatacgtcactatgtgacagtgcacataaacgttgacaAAAACCCAGTGCATCCAGCcggattcgaacccgcgaccttcgtattactagcacgacACTCTAACCAACTGAGGTGTTAGTTGTTAGGTGttaggttcgaatgatgttcgtTGCATTCCTAGCGGAAgctatctttaatagttaaaaaggaataactacTATAGGATAGAGCTGGCTCTAAAtttatacgtcactatgtgacagtgcacataaacgttgacaAAAAACCCAGTGCATCCAGCCGGATTcgcgaccttcgtattactagcacgacgctctaaccaactgaggtGTTAGTTGTTAGGTGttaggttcgaatgatgttcgtctgcatatttataacaaatacacgaagtcacataagtatgaaaataattattatacttagttctctgggttgattttaatttttccccagagtaggccagtgcactCGTAACCGTATTTCTCACTTTATAATCTAAGCATAATAACACAATTATTCTGCTTTGCTTGAGTTGTTTTGCTACGACGTTTGACAGTGGTTTGACACCTTCCTTTTTGCAGCTCTTGACTTGACCTGAAGCGAAACACGTACTTCTCTTTcattttgttctaatttccataaATGACAAAAGTGTTATAGACATTACCATTCGGCGGTGAATTTATCACTTGCGAAGTATATAATGTTTCATGGATGCGATTGAATTATAATGATTAATTGCTATGCGAATATGCTACTTACACTTTCATTCGTGATCAACATGCATCGCATATAGTTAATACATTTTGGCTATTTCAAAGGCTTCTAACGAGCGGTCATAACCAAGGACAAATATTTCATCCATCCACTGATAATAACAAATAAAATGCTGATGAGGTATATAGTCTTGGTAATACTTTGATTCGAAAAACATTAACTAATAGCGATAACTTGAAATTGTTGAACATTTTATGGATTTTAATTAAAACAGATCAGAAGTTtaattttgtcccggtatttcgagCCAGGGAACAACTGTCACCCCTACCCGGTTGGTACGCCTCTGTTCTCGTCCCGATGCATTCCTTACGAAAAATGCAGGCAGATATGGAGCAAATGTCGGCGTCGCCggaatattttgcctatagcctAGGAGGCGTTGTAAGGAAATTTTTGGTTGAATAAAAAAAGTACTGTTTACTGAGAGGAAAACTATACTAAATATCATTTTTACTTCAAATTATTTGCGACTCGATCTTACCTCGCGGAAGAACTTAATTTTCTGTTCATATGACTGGGTCGAAACTTGAATggcagaaatattttaagcacggaattTTAATTCCCACTGCACGAATTTTTAATCttactgcacaaacgtgccaggaggcacgttaaaatagcccctgatatAATGAACCATATAtcgtttttctgcctccgcaggaggtagtttgctttgaaatttacacctaaaatgccgcacattgcgcggcatgtaggccgattgtacaaatttatattctgacaagtactctaatttccgcccaatatcgagagcccaatatatatcccccacctctttgcgccatacataaattcgcctatcgccatttccgaatgttcaaaaaggtaatcacgcttcctcagcttgtgcaataaattagcattaaaattaatcttattctatagggattctagaaacgcctagcacgtggcgccaatggtgcgagcctatcaagctcatgaattatgcattagaattgtttcaaactcatatgttgtataattgaagaccgaattaaaaagactagcttgcgtatgccgtcctgtcaaccagaacaaaaatgccatactgcgcaggtcagcaaccaatcacggcgcgcctttgtcatgacgtcagacgcaaactagtattttttaattcggtatttagTTATAGGGTGTAGCCTCATCACATCAGCAACTTATCGTAGAAATAGTCGGACAACTgttatgctgtgtgtggcaatgggaatacacattaaacaaggtttaatttcatgattacatgaaatctgattatcaatggaaaaacattggctggagaagttgaagctgacgttcatggcgacactttggatgtgataatttgacatcacggattgttttgtgcaaaatttgaggtatttttgtgccatttaatacgcggtgagtcagcaggccgactggcatgcaggctaggctcgactaggccgcaatcatcgtgcatgcgtgtctacatcatataggctgaaatgatgggattgaaaagaccggctaggtttgatttctctgcatacgagatgtatgtgctgtgccgTGTTCAACGTACACACATGTCATGATCAtgaatgtatggtatgatacgcctagccgcgcctatggccggcttcattgctgttcaaatacatgtaggcctactaaagtattgcaattttattgcgttgatataattcggaataattcgttttaaagtatttgcttccccaattcccatgcgtggttggtcatattggtggtatgtatgtcagttttttacattctactgagtaggccctactgttgcaatatttttgcatgcatacccatgaccgtttcaagactatgactgagaaatttgctttttgtttgttaagataaaaataaaaataaaatgcaagaatcatctttccccacacaatacttcttacaaacaaggtgttgatattggccctttcgatgcaaaacaaagcacaaatgaaggaaagaaaacaaaacaatgtttttgattttttattcaattacacatacaaaaaagtaatggcctatgaaacgacccccctaaatataataatattaatattattttagtcctgaatacaaaatataataaacaagcataaaagaatctgatacgaaaacttgttactctgaaacgttacaatcgtaattttcagtcaaaaaatccacaagaaatgactcttgatacaacttagacctatatttaaaaaacagaaacggctgcctgcatctggaactcttcatatctgaaagtttgaaggtcttatttcatacattagaattatctgcaagatggctttaggtgaccgtggccctattggctaatgcacaaatttagattttcttttcagtcaaaaaatccacaagaaatgactcttgatacaacttaggcctatatttaaaaaacagaaacggctgcctgcatctggaactcttcatatctgaaagtttgaaggtcttatttcatacatcagaattatctgcaagattgcaagatggctttaggtgaccgtggccctattggctaatgtacaaatttagattttctttctacttaaataatactatagtatgttaaagcttatgccctgtagattacattcggttcttgagatatggcctgtcaaaatggcgcgaaacgaaaacaaaaaattggcaacaagtttcgttttattttctatatttttgacaagtccagttgccagatgattttctaattacatgcatgaattatgcaaagtaaagatttcagataatcagatacaattaaaagagctatggcactgaggcatggtacatgggtagaacacacactatactacaaaattacggttgcgttttggcaaatttcaatttgcataattaattagggccacttattagaaaagttgattagggccctaattaattatgcaaatggaaatttgccaaaggcatccatgggttttatatcttattttgtagccgatctgaacattttactttgtataattcttgcatatataattagaaaataagggataggcctacctgacaacattgcaaaacaaaaataaaagaaagttgttgccaacttcttggttacgtgccattttgacaggccatattttggtaaccgaatatccgattaaaataaaattttcagtcttgtaatcaggagagaatgggctcacatatt
The Amphiura filiformis chromosome 3, Afil_fr2py, whole genome shotgun sequence DNA segment above includes these coding regions:
- the LOC140147251 gene encoding histamine N-methyltransferase B-like, whose amino-acid sequence is MATPNFQQKNPQPLYCNNIHYSMALKTYYQHTRHQEILAKRTEEEFDTYVVRVLSEKFGDKLDDQPLRVLGVGSSEGNQETLQLKKLKTKFSRISATVIEPSTEQICKYQEMVHQNSSDITGIEYKWHNQIFQEFERSAEAGQKYHFITIIHAVYYVGKVEETIKTFYELLEPGGMIFMVIQADSGSTLLAKTFPRLAMEEQTPTTTAEPQKIKTNCLITSTDVKSVLSKYQMDYTQSSYTVSADLTNFFSKDEMTPVTKLLLDFITMTVKFQESVPEKIFNEVMDYIKRKTRVKKGDQGNDKYYFDTEYDILVISK